The genomic stretch aaccACATACGATAACTCTTCTTTTAATATCGATAGCAGGTCTGATTTATTTCGCTTTCGTAAGGTaagttaatcaaaattttaatcaatttaaattgcattctaataaaatttagttagttatttgtgtgtaattaataagatttttcactatttgtttgaaatttataatcttTGATCCttgaactttttatatattagtaGAAATTTAAAGATAAAGTTTATCATTTCTTTTGACCTCGTTTCTTACGTAAACCATCATTTTTGGGAAGTACTAATTATCATTTTGATggatttatttgttaatttataaatatataaacagttttaattacttttaagaatgtatcaaatgaaatatacagggtgatacaATAAACGTGTTATCATCTTGTAcgaatttatttgataataagaatgaaatatttttttttcgttctcAGAGACACCGATAACTTGGAGAACAACATTTGGGCGGGAATATTATgttgttgtttcttttttttaatcatatcgGTGTTGGCTTTTCCGAACGGACCTTTTATACGTCCGCACCCGGCAATATGGCGTTTGGTATTCGGAATGAGCGTCATCTATCTACTCGTATGCCTATTCGTATTATTCCAAAACTACCAGACCGTTAAAAACATCCTGTCCTGGTTGGATCCTTCGCTAAAGGATTTCCATTTGGATATGGACAAGGAATACGGTGTAAACTGCTCTGATATAACAGTGGAGAGGATATGGGGGCACGTGGACATATTTGCTTTGGGCCATTACCTCGGGTGGATGTTCAAAGCGGTTTTGATCCGGCACATGGGGATTTTGTGGGCGATAAGTTGTATGTGGGAGATAACGGAATTGGCGTTCGCTCATCTGCTACCGAATTTCATCGAATGTTGGTGGGACGCTTTGATTTTGGACGTTTTGTTGTGTAACGGCTTCGGGATTTGGTGCGGTCTGAAAATATGTAAGATATTGGAAATGCGCGAATATAAATGGGTGGGAATAAAGGATATTCACAGTACGACGGGGAAGATAAAACGCGCCATGTTGCAGTTTACCCCCGAGAGTTGGACGTCGGTGAGGTGGTTGGACCCCAAGTGTTCGTATATGAGAATATTCGCGTTGTGTCAGTTGGTGTTGTTTTGGCAGGCATCGGAATTGAATACGTTTTTTTTGAAACACGTTTTCGAACTACCCTCGTCGCATTTTTTAGTGACCGGTCGGTTGATTTTGATTGGGGTGATCGTGGCCCCATCTGTGCGGCAATATTACAGTTACACGACGGATACTAGTTGTAAAAGAGTCGGGACTCAGTGCTGGGTGTACGGGTGTATTATGGTAACTGAATCTTTGATTTGTATTAAACACGGTAGGAAATTATTCGAACAGACTCAAATTGTGAATATGGTCGTTTGGGTGTTGATAATGTTTATCGTTTCCGTTGGGGTGGTTGTGGGATGTGTTATGTGGCACAAGTACGACCCCGATTCGTCAAATTTTACCCCtaagaaaacgaaaattcaaattcaaacaaCTAAAGACGATTAGAGTTTCTGTTGTGATAAAACAAATTAGATAATTAACTCAATATGTTAAAATGACATGCTCTctaattttgtttcttcattttcgtATATTTTCCAGTCCCAAATCGACAGGGtgttttgttatatatattttttaaatatttacttttactTTCATCTTTAACCTCGTATAATTTccacaaataacaatttgaaCAAACTAATTATTATCCTTTATTTTGACCCTTCTTTTCCTTAACTAATgacataaaatcaaaatctatatttttcattattacagttttattaaattttataagggagcttgtaaaaatttataaaaatctcaCTTTCAACTTTAACCTCGTATAATTTCCACAAATATGTAATTGGAATAATCGAATTTGGTCACTAATCTAAAACCATCTTTCTTCTAACTAATCCCATAATATTCAAATCAGCACCCTTACTGGTTTCttagttatttgaaattatacgAGAGTGTGTGAAAGTAAGTTATAACATTTTGACCTTGAACTTCAACCTCGTATAATTTccacaaataacaatttgaaCAAACTAATTATTATCCTTTATTTTGATCCTTCTTTTCCCTAACTAATGACATAAAATCGAAATCTATAACTTTCCTTGTTTGgaatttattccaatttataCGAGAGCATGTCAAAATTAGTCTAAAAAAATTT from Diorhabda sublineata isolate icDioSubl1.1 chromosome 5, icDioSubl1.1, whole genome shotgun sequence encodes the following:
- the LOC130444247 gene encoding phosphatidylserine synthase translates to MKTKQPYSPNQRLRLDSFSTINEKPVDDISLQFFYKPHTITLLLISIAGLIYFAFVRDTDNLENNIWAGILCCCFFFLIISVLAFPNGPFIRPHPAIWRLVFGMSVIYLLVCLFVLFQNYQTVKNILSWLDPSLKDFHLDMDKEYGVNCSDITVERIWGHVDIFALGHYLGWMFKAVLIRHMGILWAISCMWEITELAFAHLLPNFIECWWDALILDVLLCNGFGIWCGLKICKILEMREYKWVGIKDIHSTTGKIKRAMLQFTPESWTSVRWLDPKCSYMRIFALCQLVLFWQASELNTFFLKHVFELPSSHFLVTGRLILIGVIVAPSVRQYYSYTTDTSCKRVGTQCWVYGCIMVTESLICIKHGRKLFEQTQIVNMVVWVLIMFIVSVGVVVGCVMWHKYDPDSSNFTPKKTKIQIQTTKDD